The sequence CAGTACCCCGGCGGGGTATACCGACCTGCTGGTCAACTACACCTATCGTGTCGCTTTTGAAGGGGGCGGCGGGCAGGACTTCGGGCTGGCGGCCGCGATTGCAACGCTGATTTTCATTCTGGTCGCCGCACTCGCGATACTGAATTTGAAAGCCAGCAAAATGAATTTTGACTAAGGAGGAGAGGCAGATGGCTATGGTTCAACCTAAATCCCAGCGTTTGCGTCTATTGGGCGCGCACTCTCTGATGCTGTGCTTTATCGCGCTAATTATGTTCCCGCTGCTGATGGTCATTGCCATTTCGCTGCGGCCCGGTAACTTTGCCACTGGCAGCTTGATCCCTGATCAAATTTCGTGGGAACACTGGCAATTGGCCCTCGGCATGAGTGTAACCCATGCTGATGGCAGCATCACCCCACCGCCCTTCCCGGTGATGCTGTGGTTATGGAACTCCATCAAGATTGCGGTGATCACCGCGATAGGTATTGTGACACTCTCCACCACCTGTGCTTACGCCTTTGCCCGTATGCGTTTTCGCGGTAAAAGCACCTTACTGAAAGGCATGTTGATCTTCCAGATGTTCCCTGCGGTGCTGTCACTGGTGGCACTGTATGCCCTGTTTGACCGCCTCGGGCAATATATGCCATTTATTGGGTTGAATACCCATGGCGGGGTGATCTTTGCTTATATGGGCGGTATCGCACTGCATGTTTGGACCATCAAAGGCTACTTCGAAACCATTGATAACTCACTGGAAGAAGCCGCCGCCTTGGACGGTGCGACCCCATGGCAAGCCTTCCGACTGGTGCTGTTACCGCTGTCGGTGCCGATTTTAGCCGTGGTATTTATTCTGTCGTTTATTGCCGCCATCACCGAGGTTCCGGTCGCCTCCTTGCTACTGCGGGATGTCGATAGCTACACCCTGGCGGTGGGAATGCAGCAATATCTGAATCCACAAAACTACCTGTGGGGCGACTTTGCCGCTGCCGCCGTGCTCTCCGCCATTCCAATCACCACCGTCTTCCTGCTGGCACAGCGCTGGCTGGTGGGAGGCTTAACCGCCGGTGGTGTGAAAGGTTAAAGATTCAAAATTTCATCACCCAATACCCAAAGTAATTGGAATTGTAGCTAGGCAACAAACGAGTGAATCCCGATGAGCTGACTCAAGTCAGTGATTCGGGTGAGAGAGTGCAGTAAACAACGCTACAATTTCAAGTAA comes from Yersinia mollaretii ATCC 43969 and encodes:
- the malG gene encoding maltose ABC transporter permease MalG, producing the protein MAMVQPKSQRLRLLGAHSLMLCFIALIMFPLLMVIAISLRPGNFATGSLIPDQISWEHWQLALGMSVTHADGSITPPPFPVMLWLWNSIKIAVITAIGIVTLSTTCAYAFARMRFRGKSTLLKGMLIFQMFPAVLSLVALYALFDRLGQYMPFIGLNTHGGVIFAYMGGIALHVWTIKGYFETIDNSLEEAAALDGATPWQAFRLVLLPLSVPILAVVFILSFIAAITEVPVASLLLRDVDSYTLAVGMQQYLNPQNYLWGDFAAAAVLSAIPITTVFLLAQRWLVGGLTAGGVKG